One window from the genome of Clostridiales bacterium encodes:
- a CDS encoding RnfABCDGE type electron transport complex subunit B translates to MEIFLQIIVPILIIGAFAAVFAFCLSYLGDKMSVDRDPRIDDIERNLSGANCGGCGYAGCSQFAEALFKGEAELSRCNPTPPENKKNIARILGMSADDSKQTMAVVHCAGGNRAEDKYEYQGFGDCKSAQVLAGGSKACEYGCMGLCSCVSACAFNAVEICKDTGASKVYPEKCTSCGRCVSVCPKKLIGRIPKTAKVYIACSNTTKGKEVMNVCKVGCIGCGKCERTCESGAIKLNNNLAAIDYDKCIGCYKCADACPRKCIVKLGISN, encoded by the coding sequence ATGGAGATCTTTTTACAAATCATAGTCCCTATATTGATAATAGGCGCGTTCGCGGCGGTATTCGCGTTCTGCCTGTCGTACCTGGGCGATAAAATGAGCGTAGACCGCGATCCGCGCATAGACGATATAGAGCGCAATCTTTCGGGCGCGAACTGCGGCGGGTGCGGGTATGCGGGCTGTTCGCAGTTTGCGGAAGCGCTTTTCAAGGGCGAAGCCGAGCTATCGCGTTGTAACCCCACACCGCCCGAGAACAAGAAGAACATTGCGCGCATACTTGGCATGAGCGCCGACGACAGCAAGCAAACGATGGCGGTCGTGCATTGTGCGGGCGGCAACCGCGCAGAGGATAAGTACGAGTATCAGGGCTTCGGCGATTGCAAGAGCGCGCAGGTGCTCGCGGGCGGAAGCAAGGCGTGCGAATACGGTTGCATGGGCTTGTGCTCGTGCGTGTCGGCGTGCGCGTTTAACGCTGTGGAAATTTGCAAGGATACGGGTGCAAGCAAGGTATATCCCGAAAAATGTACGTCGTGCGGCAGGTGCGTGTCGGTGTGTCCCAAAAAGCTGATAGGGCGCATACCCAAAACGGCTAAGGTGTATATAGCTTGCTCGAATACGACAAAAGGCAAGGAGGTCATGAACGTTTGCAAGGTAGGCTGTATCGGCTGCGGTAAGTGCGAGCGTACGTGCGAGAGCGGCGCGATAAAGCTTAATAACAATCTCGCCGCAATAGATTACGATAAGTGTATCGGCTGTTATAAATGCGCCGACGCTTGCCCGAGAAAATGTATTGTTAAATTAGGAATTAGTAATTAG
- the gdhA gene encoding NADP-specific glutamate dehydrogenase — MSYIEEVRAEVAARNAGQPEFMQAVDEVLTTIKPVVESDSVYKNNAILERITEPDRQIMFRVPWTDDKGNMRVNRGYRIQFNNAIGPYKGGLRLHPSVNLSIIKFLGFEQIFKNSLTGLPIGGGKGGSDFDPKGKSEREIREFCQSFMTELSRHIGADTDVPAGDIGVGGREIGYMYGQYKRIKNLYEGVLTGKGLTYGGSLARTEATGYGLVYIVENMLNANGKSLKGKTVAISGSGNVAIYAAQKATELGAKVVTMSDSTGWVYDKNGIDLEVVKDIKEVKRGRIKEYADRVKSAEYHVTDPNDPNCKKVWSVKCDVALPCATQNELNENDAKTLVKNGVTAVGEGANMPSTTEAINVFQHAKVLFMPAKAANAGGVAVSALEMSQNSQRLAWTFEEVDNKLKGIMAGIFEKTSEAAKQFASPTDYVSGANIAGFLKVAQAMIAQGV, encoded by the coding sequence ATGTCATACATCGAAGAAGTGCGCGCGGAGGTTGCCGCGAGAAACGCAGGACAGCCTGAGTTCATGCAGGCGGTCGACGAAGTGCTTACCACCATTAAGCCCGTAGTCGAGAGCGACAGCGTTTACAAGAACAACGCTATACTCGAACGCATTACCGAGCCGGACAGACAGATAATGTTCAGAGTACCGTGGACGGACGATAAAGGCAATATGCGAGTAAACCGCGGCTACCGCATTCAGTTCAATAACGCTATCGGTCCGTACAAAGGCGGGCTTAGGCTTCACCCGTCGGTCAATCTTTCCATAATCAAATTCTTGGGGTTTGAGCAAATATTCAAAAACTCGCTTACAGGTTTACCTATAGGTGGCGGCAAGGGCGGCTCTGACTTTGATCCCAAGGGTAAGTCTGAGCGCGAGATCCGCGAATTTTGCCAAAGCTTTATGACCGAACTATCCCGCCATATCGGCGCGGACACCGACGTACCCGCGGGCGATATAGGTGTAGGCGGACGCGAAATCGGTTATATGTACGGACAGTATAAGCGCATTAAAAACCTTTACGAGGGCGTGCTCACGGGCAAAGGTCTCACCTACGGCGGCTCGCTCGCCCGCACCGAAGCGACGGGCTACGGACTTGTATACATAGTCGAGAATATGCTTAATGCGAACGGCAAAAGCCTTAAAGGCAAGACTGTTGCTATTTCGGGCTCGGGTAATGTAGCTATCTACGCGGCGCAAAAAGCGACAGAGCTCGGCGCAAAAGTCGTCACCATGTCCGATTCGACGGGCTGGGTATACGACAAGAACGGCATCGATCTCGAAGTCGTTAAGGATATTAAAGAAGTTAAGCGCGGGCGAATTAAAGAATACGCCGACCGCGTAAAAAGCGCCGAATATCACGTGACCGACCCTAACGATCCGAACTGCAAAAAGGTTTGGTCGGTGAAGTGCGACGTCGCCCTACCCTGCGCGACTCAAAACGAGCTCAACGAAAACGATGCAAAAACGCTTGTCAAGAACGGCGTTACCGCTGTCGGCGAGGGAGCGAATATGCCGTCGACTACCGAAGCCATAAACGTGTTCCAACACGCAAAAGTGCTGTTTATGCCCGCAAAAGCGGCGAACGCAGGCGGCGTAGCGGTTTCCGCGCTCGAAATGAGCCAGAATTCGCAACGGCTGGCATGGACTTTCGAAGAAGTCGATAACAAGCTCAAAGGCATCATGGCCGGTATATTCGAAAAGACCTCGGAAGCGGCTAAGCAGTTCGCCTCGCCTACCGATTACGTTTCGGGCGCGAACATTGCTGGCTTCTTAAAAGTCGCGCAAGCGATGATAGCGCAGGGCGTGTAA
- a CDS encoding DegV family protein has protein sequence MVHFIVDSTFGLTRDWAQANGIRIVSLTLLLGNKEYEEGAPDEWTEFYDEFVRCKAACKTSQPSPRKFQDAIDEVYAEDPDGEVMIFTIADRLSGTIGSAQIAVSQYEGKKITAINSGEAGPSALMFIEEMVKARDNGAGYDELLAVCDDLKERIAMQFIPESLTELARGGRVNKLLSAVGNILKIKPVFEFAKNDLSVYAKTLGLNRAIEAAIAHLPEKFDELLVYYIGNDKNVAALKDRLFRKFGMSDIRVVPMCPVGGIHIGVGTVGIVTLASKN, from the coding sequence ATGGTTCATTTCATAGTAGACAGCACGTTCGGCTTGACGCGCGATTGGGCGCAGGCGAACGGTATAAGAATAGTGAGCTTAACGCTGCTTCTCGGGAACAAGGAGTACGAGGAGGGCGCGCCTGACGAGTGGACGGAGTTCTACGACGAGTTCGTGCGGTGCAAGGCGGCGTGCAAAACATCGCAGCCGTCGCCGCGTAAGTTCCAGGACGCTATCGACGAGGTTTACGCGGAGGATCCCGACGGCGAGGTCATGATATTCACCATTGCCGATCGACTGAGCGGAACTATCGGCTCGGCGCAGATAGCCGTTTCGCAGTACGAGGGCAAAAAGATCACGGCGATCAATTCGGGCGAGGCGGGACCGTCGGCGCTCATGTTTATTGAGGAAATGGTCAAGGCGCGCGATAACGGCGCGGGCTACGACGAGCTTTTGGCGGTCTGCGACGATCTTAAAGAGCGTATCGCAATGCAGTTTATTCCCGAGAGCCTTACCGAGCTTGCGCGCGGTGGCAGGGTGAATAAGCTGCTCTCCGCGGTCGGGAACATACTTAAAATAAAGCCTGTTTTCGAGTTTGCCAAAAATGATCTGTCGGTGTACGCCAAGACTTTGGGGCTTAACCGTGCGATCGAAGCGGCGATAGCGCATCTGCCTGAAAAGTTCGACGAGCTGCTCGTTTATTATATAGGGAACGATAAGAACGTTGCGGCGTTAAAGGACAGACTGTTTCGTAAGTTCGGCATGAGCGATATTCGCGTAGTGCCTATGTGCCCGGTGGGCGGTATTCATATCGGAGTCGGTACGGTCGGTATCGTCACTCTTGCGAGTAAGAATTAA
- a CDS encoding polysaccharide deacetylase family protein yields the protein MRFLVVKRRTIIIAVLAAAVIAFALTGVYYTGAAAIYNNVSPKKVPIYSVETDEKAVALTFDAAWGADKTLGILQTLEEKDACATFFLVSFWAEKYETELKTLAASDRIEIGTHSATHPYMSKLSKSQISLELSTSKSLIESISGRKIELFRPPYGDYSDTLIDEAKAQGLYTIQWDVDSLDWKGISKDQIASRIVGACRNGSIVLMHNDGKHTLEALPAIIDGLRAKGFTFKTVGELIYKDNYTIDHTGRQIRS from the coding sequence ATGAGGTTTTTGGTTGTCAAACGCAGGACGATAATCATAGCGGTGCTTGCGGCTGCGGTAATAGCGTTTGCTTTGACGGGCGTGTATTACACGGGCGCCGCCGCTATCTACAACAACGTAAGTCCCAAGAAAGTGCCGATATACTCGGTGGAAACGGACGAAAAAGCGGTAGCGCTCACGTTCGACGCCGCTTGGGGCGCGGATAAAACGCTCGGGATACTCCAAACGCTCGAAGAAAAAGACGCGTGCGCAACGTTCTTTCTGGTGAGCTTTTGGGCGGAGAAGTACGAAACCGAGCTTAAAACGCTCGCGGCTTCCGACCGAATAGAGATCGGTACGCATTCCGCTACGCACCCGTACATGTCTAAGCTGAGTAAGAGTCAGATATCGCTCGAACTGTCGACGAGCAAGTCGTTGATTGAGAGCATTTCGGGGCGAAAGATTGAGCTATTCCGCCCGCCATACGGCGATTATTCGGATACGCTCATCGACGAGGCTAAGGCGCAGGGGCTGTACACCATACAGTGGGATGTGGATTCGCTGGACTGGAAAGGTATTTCCAAGGACCAGATCGCGTCGCGGATAGTAGGGGCGTGCCGCAACGGCTCGATCGTGCTCATGCACAACGATGGAAAGCATACGCTGGAAGCCTTACCTGCAATCATTGACGGGCTGCGTGCCAAAGGGTTTACGTTCAAGACGGTAGGAGAATTGATCTACAAAGACAACTATACGATCGATCATACGGGTAGACAAATAAGGAGCTGA
- a CDS encoding single-stranded DNA-binding protein, translated as MKNEKSTNTVFLQGRIGSEIEYSHDLYGERFYEFKLNVPRLSEHLDVIPITAGEQLVGGLSVGDAVAVVGQFRSFNRPDGERSRLILSVFAREIVQPKDDINPNTAELIGYICKPPIYRTTPFNREICDVLLAVNRAYSKSDYIPCIAWGKNARLIKNAPVGQKLDVTGRIQSRQYTKRLENGETEQRTAYEFSIGGLEFMQKDAEVASTADEE; from the coding sequence ATGAAAAACGAAAAATCGACCAATACGGTGTTCTTGCAGGGGCGGATCGGCTCGGAAATAGAATACTCACACGATCTCTACGGCGAACGGTTCTATGAGTTCAAGCTCAACGTTCCGCGGTTGAGCGAGCATCTCGACGTGATACCTATCACGGCGGGTGAGCAGCTTGTCGGTGGACTTAGCGTTGGCGACGCCGTGGCGGTGGTGGGGCAGTTCCGCAGCTTTAACCGTCCGGACGGCGAGCGGTCGAGACTGATTTTGAGCGTGTTCGCGCGCGAAATCGTACAACCGAAGGACGATATCAATCCCAATACCGCCGAGCTTATCGGGTACATATGCAAGCCGCCCATATACCGCACTACGCCGTTCAATCGAGAGATTTGCGACGTTTTGCTCGCCGTCAATCGCGCGTATTCCAAGTCCGATTATATCCCGTGCATTGCGTGGGGCAAGAATGCCAGGCTTATCAAGAATGCGCCGGTCGGGCAGAAGCTCGACGTTACCGGGCGCATTCAGTCGCGGCAGTATACCAAGCGGCTCGAAAACGGCGAGACTGAACAGCGCACCGCTTATGAGTTTTCTATCGGCGGGCTCGAATTTATGCAGAAAGACGCCGAGGTCGCTTCGACCGCCGACGAAGAGTGA
- a CDS encoding Ppx/GppA family phosphatase has product MFASKVLALNNIAIIDLGSNSARLVLAHVINDGYFVVYDELKESVRLAQDMERDGYLKQARIAQAVKTLKMFRKLCDANNVEKIYAFATNAVRKAKNQRSFLEEINTVCGFKMDVLSEEQEATQIYYGVINSVEVPKGVIMDLSGSSFQLIQYNRRMIVNRVTLPIGTMTLSSLFNENTTPLQQAQMIETYMRDQFAGIEWLKTLDPEYKFVGVGGSFRNLASIVQRIEKYPLPMVHNYHIGVETFNKVYDMIKVLDGEKRTKIKGLSAQRADIFCAALSSIKSFLDSTEFDEIIVSGSGIREGFLFNHTVPTTIEKPITDILGYSIYTRLHYFDLNVSHAEHVCNLAIQLYKQLRVLHKLPRQYVRVLRIAALMHETGGRISFYNHYKHSNYSIMNSNLYGVSHRDLVLAAFVVRAHDLDDMSYAEWNKYSGIVQEEDFVAVMRLAVILRIADSLDRSMSGSVKSLTCDVLGDSVIMKTEVEGDCSLEIKDALSAGADFAKAYKKNLEIL; this is encoded by the coding sequence ATGTTTGCCTCGAAGGTGCTTGCTTTGAATAATATTGCTATTATAGATTTGGGATCCAACTCGGCACGGTTGGTGCTGGCTCACGTTATCAACGACGGGTATTTCGTCGTGTACGACGAGTTAAAGGAAAGCGTTCGGCTCGCGCAGGACATGGAGCGCGACGGGTATTTAAAGCAAGCGCGTATTGCTCAGGCGGTCAAAACGCTTAAAATGTTCCGCAAGCTGTGCGACGCGAACAACGTAGAAAAGATTTACGCGTTTGCGACCAACGCCGTGCGTAAGGCGAAGAATCAACGCAGTTTTTTGGAAGAGATAAATACGGTTTGCGGATTTAAAATGGATGTACTGAGCGAGGAACAGGAAGCAACGCAAATCTATTACGGCGTAATCAACTCGGTAGAAGTTCCTAAGGGCGTGATCATGGATTTGTCCGGCTCGTCCTTCCAGCTCATACAGTATAACAGGCGAATGATAGTAAACCGCGTGACCCTTCCCATAGGCACGATGACGTTATCGTCGTTATTCAACGAGAACACGACCCCGCTCCAACAAGCCCAAATGATAGAAACGTATATGCGCGACCAGTTCGCCGGCATCGAGTGGCTCAAAACGCTCGATCCCGAATATAAGTTCGTGGGCGTGGGCGGCTCGTTCCGCAACCTTGCAAGCATTGTTCAGCGCATAGAAAAGTACCCGCTCCCCATGGTACATAACTACCATATCGGGGTAGAAACGTTTAATAAAGTTTACGACATGATAAAGGTGTTGGACGGCGAAAAGCGCACCAAGATAAAAGGCTTGTCCGCTCAGCGCGCCGATATTTTCTGCGCGGCGCTTTCGAGCATAAAGAGCTTTTTGGACAGCACCGAGTTCGACGAGATAATCGTGTCGGGTTCGGGCATACGCGAGGGCTTTTTGTTCAACCATACCGTGCCTACCACGATAGAAAAGCCGATCACCGACATACTCGGTTATTCGATATATACAAGACTTCACTATTTCGATCTCAACGTGTCGCACGCCGAGCACGTTTGCAATCTTGCGATACAGCTTTATAAACAGCTCCGCGTACTGCACAAGCTTCCGCGCCAGTACGTGCGCGTTTTGAGGATAGCCGCGCTCATGCACGAAACGGGAGGGCGCATAAGCTTTTATAACCACTATAAACACTCGAACTACTCGATCATGAACTCCAATCTTTACGGCGTGTCGCACCGCGATCTAGTGCTGGCGGCGTTCGTAGTACGCGCGCATGACCTCGACGATATGTCGTACGCCGAGTGGAACAAGTACAGCGGTATCGTTCAGGAAGAAGATTTCGTAGCTGTCATGCGGCTTGCGGTAATACTGAGAATAGCTGACTCGCTCGACCGCTCTATGTCGGGCTCGGTCAAGTCGCTTACCTGCGACGTTCTCGGCGACTCTGTCATTATGAAGACCGAGGTGGAAGGCGATTGCTCACTCGAAATTAAGGACGCGCTCTCCGCGGGTGCGGATTTCGCCAAGGCGTATAAAAAGAACTTGGAAATTTTGTAA
- the maf gene encoding septum formation protein Maf, translating to MKIVIASASPRRRELIKKIKSVEPVFMPTDADEVTLDGATATAEANARIKGECAMKNTDLPVLAFDTVVGIGGEVFGKPRTKGEAVNMFKTLCGATHEVVTGVFLGYKGKKIVKSEKTLVTFGAFTPQLVYNYIDSGAPFDKAGGYNIDDIMLKPLIEKFDGEYDNVVGLPVALTEKLIEENLLNGEDGYSA from the coding sequence ATGAAAATCGTTATAGCGAGCGCTTCGCCGCGGCGGAGAGAGCTTATAAAAAAGATAAAATCAGTAGAACCCGTATTCATGCCGACAGACGCCGACGAGGTAACGCTTGACGGCGCGACCGCGACTGCGGAAGCCAACGCGCGCATAAAAGGCGAGTGCGCCATGAAAAACACCGATTTACCGGTGCTCGCGTTCGATACGGTGGTAGGTATAGGCGGCGAAGTTTTCGGCAAGCCTCGGACCAAGGGTGAAGCCGTAAATATGTTCAAAACGCTGTGCGGCGCGACTCACGAGGTGGTTACGGGCGTGTTTTTGGGCTACAAAGGCAAAAAAATCGTAAAAAGCGAAAAAACATTGGTCACTTTTGGTGCATTTACGCCCCAATTGGTGTATAATTACATAGATAGCGGTGCGCCGTTCGATAAAGCGGGCGGATACAATATAGATGATATAATGCTTAAACCGCTTATCGAAAAGTTCGACGGAGAGTACGACAACGTAGTCGGCTTGCCCGTCGCGCTTACGGAAAAACTTATCGAGGAGAATTTACTAAATGGCGAAGATGGATATAGCGCTTGA
- a CDS encoding Hsp70 family protein, which translates to MAKMDIALDLGTSFTSIFVSGNGIVLREPSVIAYFDDGSRRRTRAVGAEAYEMMGRAPEKTKIVCPIVDGAIKDADACADMLGEFMKKILPESYVFKPRVNCILGVPIGISVDERRAYEEVLMRAGIDEITMINNVMLAGIGVELPVSSAFGGVVVSIGGGATEVAIISLCGIKSGCGVTIGGDMIDHALMDRISGAYQLGIGRSTARRIKEEVCSLIRNDCAQTTVSGMDMETRNIRTATVSSAELFDVVYEYYKNIIEAVENVLNTCTPTIAAEIQRYGISVVGGGSEMPGLAEVMTKRLGLRVTVSPDARYATVFGGGKLLSDRPLLDDILAHA; encoded by the coding sequence ATGGCGAAGATGGATATAGCGCTTGATCTCGGCACGTCGTTCACATCGATATTTGTATCGGGTAACGGCATTGTTTTGCGCGAGCCGTCGGTCATTGCGTACTTCGACGACGGAAGCAGGCGCCGCACGCGTGCGGTCGGAGCGGAAGCTTATGAAATGATGGGGCGCGCGCCCGAAAAGACCAAGATCGTATGTCCGATCGTGGACGGCGCGATCAAGGACGCCGACGCGTGTGCGGATATGCTCGGCGAATTCATGAAAAAGATTTTGCCGGAGTCGTACGTCTTTAAGCCGCGTGTTAATTGCATTCTCGGCGTTCCGATCGGTATATCGGTCGACGAGCGTAGAGCGTACGAAGAAGTGCTCATGCGCGCCGGCATCGACGAAATAACGATGATAAATAACGTTATGCTCGCGGGAATAGGCGTAGAACTGCCCGTATCGTCGGCGTTCGGCGGCGTGGTGGTGTCGATAGGCGGCGGCGCGACCGAGGTGGCCATAATCAGCCTTTGCGGTATCAAATCGGGCTGCGGCGTAACGATAGGCGGCGACATGATCGATCATGCGCTAATGGATAGAATAAGTGGTGCGTACCAGCTCGGTATCGGGCGTTCGACCGCGCGGCGCATAAAGGAAGAAGTTTGCAGTCTTATTCGCAACGACTGTGCGCAAACTACGGTCAGCGGCATGGACATGGAAACGCGCAATATCCGCACGGCGACTGTGTCGAGCGCGGAGCTGTTTGACGTCGTGTACGAATACTATAAGAACATAATCGAAGCGGTGGAGAACGTGCTCAATACCTGTACTCCGACTATCGCCGCAGAGATCCAGCGTTACGGAATATCGGTAGTGGGCGGCGGCTCGGAAATGCCCGGGCTTGCAGAGGTCATGACCAAGCGTTTGGGCTTGCGCGTAACGGTATCGCCCGACGCGCGGTACGCGACCGTGTTTGGCGGCGGTAAGCTTTTGTCGGACAGACCGCTTCTCGACGATATTCTCGCGCACGCGTAA
- the minD gene encoding septum site-determining protein MinD, with amino-acid sequence MKSMVITSGKGGVGKTTVTACLGMALARQGFRVALMDADFGLNNLDVVLGLEARVVYDIVDVIENRCRVRQALVEADTRNLFLLPSAHGYLGERVTAQNLRLVLNSLAVTFDYALVDCPAGIEAGFTRAVGACDSALVVTTPHVSALRDANKVITLLSSYRIPCEVVVNRVRGDLLASGKIPSPGEIGGLLKCTVGGIIPETDGVYNITAVPRKPFDRLASHISGGSSEIVDPAAEYRGFWGRLKRKLKKESNR; translated from the coding sequence ATGAAGAGTATGGTTATCACTTCGGGCAAGGGCGGCGTGGGTAAAACCACGGTCACTGCATGTTTGGGAATGGCGCTCGCACGGCAGGGCTTTCGCGTCGCGCTCATGGACGCCGATTTCGGCTTGAACAATCTCGACGTGGTGCTCGGGCTGGAAGCGCGCGTGGTGTACGATATCGTGGACGTTATAGAAAATAGGTGTAGGGTACGGCAAGCGTTAGTCGAAGCGGATACCCGCAATCTGTTCTTGCTTCCGTCGGCGCACGGCTACCTCGGCGAAAGGGTTACGGCGCAAAATCTCAGGCTCGTACTTAACAGCCTTGCCGTTACGTTTGACTACGCGCTCGTCGATTGTCCCGCAGGGATAGAAGCGGGGTTTACTCGCGCGGTCGGCGCGTGCGACAGTGCGCTCGTTGTCACAACGCCGCATGTAAGCGCACTTAGGGACGCGAATAAGGTAATTACGCTATTGTCGTCGTATAGAATACCGTGTGAAGTGGTTGTAAACCGCGTGCGCGGCGATTTGCTCGCGAGCGGAAAAATACCCAGCCCCGGCGAGATAGGTGGGCTTCTCAAATGCACGGTCGGCGGCATAATACCCGAAACTGACGGCGTTTACAATATAACCGCGGTTCCGCGCAAGCCGTTCGATAGACTCGCTTCGCATATATCCGGTGGGTCGAGCGAGATAGTAGACCCCGCCGCCGAGTATCGCGGGTTTTGGGGAAGGCTCAAACGCAAGCTGAAAAAGGAAAGTAATAGGTAG
- a CDS encoding DUF4132 domain-containing protein, with protein MELSEKVRNLSGAALDEFSRSLYERDTAGFKQLLVELTRSHTMQSYQTVAVMMNNVPLKARGKNNSFAGATKGVSVYDAYFNEYLNACAECGCHADDYMRLLLSAQYADKSSPLFGWDESVDRYIDDMAREDFDRAAYFIDKYDKKYRKYSILVEVDRVRAINRLLEMALYGKKIDKSAVRDVLMDYDMVTDALMTLYGKSSAHERVSIVRLLLAFKSDVRVKRFLDEIVANDTSKSVREAAAEKRKTKNKENASAYFERLMAEGTPLELTEWKELLLDKEYRAIAENIFFYCMTDSADVKILLYDKGHFIDKNDRPFEPKVTTFIYVMHPLDVPSLGRFDIIQPFLQVNRPIYSKADGEGYYTMRLAGTMILRDEFYANMKKYGFVFADKRSDADPDTAISVLNDYAVAIECDLPTSSDTVSCGKISFFRTADLVKIRRKTYLGAARPVDIALIPRRTFSELIYGASKLFANV; from the coding sequence ATGGAACTTTCGGAAAAAGTGCGAAATCTGTCCGGCGCGGCGCTCGACGAATTTTCACGGTCTTTATACGAGCGCGATACGGCGGGCTTTAAACAGCTTCTTGTAGAACTTACGCGTTCGCACACTATGCAGAGCTATCAAACGGTAGCCGTAATGATGAATAACGTTCCTCTAAAAGCGAGGGGCAAGAATAACTCGTTTGCGGGTGCGACCAAAGGCGTGTCCGTATACGACGCGTATTTTAACGAATATTTAAACGCGTGCGCCGAGTGCGGCTGCCACGCGGATGATTATATGCGGCTTTTGTTATCGGCGCAGTATGCCGATAAGTCGAGCCCGCTTTTCGGCTGGGACGAAAGCGTCGATAGGTATATCGACGACATGGCGCGCGAAGATTTCGATCGCGCCGCATATTTCATTGATAAGTACGACAAAAAATACCGCAAATACTCGATACTCGTTGAGGTCGACCGCGTGCGCGCCATAAACCGTCTTTTGGAAATGGCGCTCTACGGAAAGAAGATAGATAAGTCCGCCGTTCGAGACGTGCTCATGGACTACGATATGGTGACAGACGCGCTTATGACGCTTTACGGCAAATCGTCGGCGCACGAGCGGGTATCGATAGTAAGATTATTGCTGGCGTTCAAGTCCGACGTTCGGGTGAAGCGGTTTTTGGACGAGATCGTCGCGAACGACACCTCTAAGTCTGTGCGCGAAGCCGCGGCGGAAAAGCGCAAAACGAAAAATAAAGAAAACGCTTCGGCGTACTTCGAGCGACTCATGGCGGAAGGCACGCCCCTCGAACTTACCGAATGGAAAGAGCTTTTGCTCGATAAGGAATACCGCGCGATAGCCGAAAATATTTTCTTCTATTGCATGACGGATAGTGCGGACGTAAAGATATTGCTCTACGACAAAGGGCATTTTATAGACAAGAACGACCGTCCGTTCGAGCCGAAAGTAACCACGTTTATCTACGTTATGCACCCGCTTGACGTGCCGTCGCTCGGGCGGTTCGATATAATCCAGCCGTTCTTGCAGGTGAACCGTCCCATATACTCAAAAGCGGACGGGGAGGGATACTACACGATGCGGCTCGCCGGTACTATGATACTTCGCGACGAGTTTTACGCGAATATGAAAAAGTACGGCTTCGTATTTGCCGATAAGCGTTCAGACGCCGATCCCGATACCGCGATAAGCGTTCTTAACGATTACGCCGTGGCGATAGAATGCGATCTGCCGACTAGCTCGGACACTGTGAGCTGCGGCAAAATATCGTTTTTCCGCACAGCCGATTTAGTCAAGATCAGGCGCAAAACCTACTTAGGCGCGGCGCGCCCCGTCGATATTGCACTCATTCCGCGCAGAACGTTCAGCGAACTTATTTACGGCGCGAGCAAACTGTTCGCAAACGTGTAA